GTTCCGCGTCGACCTCGAACCGGAATTTCGAAGGACGGCAGGGCAAGGGCGGACGGACGCATCTCGTCTCGCCGGCCGTGGCCGCCGCAACCGCGGTGCGGGGAACGCTTTCCGCACCGGCGGATCTGGACTAGACCACAGGACCGACGAGGAGAATTTTCGATGGAAGCCTTCACCACCCACAGGGGCATCGGCGTCCCGCTGCGCCGCTCCAATGTCGACACGGATCAGATCATCCCGGCCGTGTACCTGAAGCGCGTCACCCGTACGGGATTCGAGGACGGTCTGTTCGCCGCATGGCGCAACGACCCGTCCTTCGTCCTCAACACCCCGCCCTTCGACCGCGGCAGCGTTCTCGTCGCCGGACCGGATTTCGGCACCGGCTCCTCGCGTGAGCATGCCGTGTGGGCGTTGTCGGATTACGGATTCCGGGTCGTGATCTCGTCCCGCTTCGCCGACATCTTCCGGGGCAACGCCGGAAAGGCCGGTCTGCTCGCCGCTCAGGTCTCGCAGGACGACGTCGAACTGCTGTGGAAGCTCATCGAGCAGCAGCCCGGACTCGAACTGGAAGTGGATCTCGAGAACCGGACGGTGACCGCCGGAACCACCGTGGTGCCGTTCACCATTGACGACTACACGCGGTGGCGTCTGCTGGAGGGTCTCGACGACATCGGATTGACATTGCGCCAGGTAGACGCGATTTCCGAGTACGAAAAGTCAAGGCCGTCATGGAAACCGAGTACCCTTCCGGCGCCCTGAAAACACCCCCGAACGCGCCTTCTCCGGGCCCGGTCCGACGCTCCCGTCGGGCCGGGCCCGGAGGTTATTTGCATGAGAATCCGCGTGGCACATAGACTCTTGCCCGTTTGCGGGTCTACCGTGGACTGGAGTCGGTCTGACGGTGGACCGTGTATGTGCGGAGGAAATCAATGAACAAGGCAGAACTGATCGACGTTCTGACCGAGAAACTCGGTTCGGACAGGCGCACCGCCACCGCGGCCGTCGAGCACATCGTGGACGCGATCGTTCGCGCCGTGCACGACGGTAAGAGCGTCACCATCACCGGATTCGGTGTCTTCGAGAAGCGTCGTCGGGCCGCGCGTGTCGCGCGGAACCCGCGCACGGGTGAGACGGTCAAGGTCAAGCCGACCTCGGTGCCGGCCTTCCGTCCCGGCCAGTCCTTCAAGAACATCATCGCGGGCACCCAGAAGCTCCCGGCTTCGGGTCCGGCCGTGAAGCGCGGTGCAGCTGCAGCGGCCAAGAAGACCGCGGCAGCGAAGAAGGCGGCGAAGAAGACCACGGCGGCGAAGAAGACCACGGCGACCAAGTCGACCGCGGCGAAGAAGACCACCGCAGCGAAGAAGACCACGGCGGCGAAGAAGACCACCGCCACCAAGTCGACTCCGGCGAAGAAGACCACGGCGGCCAAGTCGACTCCGGCGAAGAAGACCACCGCCACCAAGTCGACCGCGGCGAAGAAGACCACCGCGGCGAAGAAGACCACGGCGGCCAAGTCGACTCCGGCGAAGAAGACCACCGCCACCAAGTCGACCGCGGCGAAGAAGACCACCGCAGCGAAGAAGACCACGGCCAAGAAGACCACGGCCCGCAAGAGCACCAAGAAGTAACACCCACCCGCGATGCGGCTCGCACACGTGCGAGCCGCACAGGTGAGACGACGGCGGCCGCCGGACATCCGGTGGCCGCCGTCGTGTGTACTCGGTCAGATGCTCTCGTTGTCCGCCGGTGGACGGCCCGTGGGAAGAGGGCTGTCGATGTGGTCGGCCGCGACGAGACGATCGCCGCGCAGCGACAACACCCACATGCTCGCCTTCCGGTTCCGCGCCGGAGGCAGCACGAGACCGTCGCGCTCGGCCCACCACTCCAGGAGCGGCGGGATCACCCTGCCCTGACTGGAAATCACGGGAGTGCCGGGACCGGACGCGATCTCCAGCGCCCGCTTGCGGCCGTGGTCCGGATCGGCGCGGTACTCCTCCTCCGACAGGGCCGGCTCGATGGCGATCTCGAGCCCGTGCCGGGAGGCGAAGGGTTCGACCGTCGCGATGCACCGCGTGCGGTCGGCGGACACCACGCTGTCGCCGCCGAACGCCGTCAACTGCGGAACGAGCGCCTCGGCCTGTGCCCGTCCGGACGCATCGAGGGGCCGGTAACGGTCGTCGCCCTTGTACTTCTTCCGACTACCCGCCTTGGCGTGCCGCACGATCAGCGCCATGGTCGTGTCCAGCGGCACCCGGCGGAACCGGCGCAGGACACTGCGGTCCATCGGATAGGACAACAGATCGAATGCCTCTTCGGTGGACACCCAACGCAATTCGTCAACCTCGTCATTGGGCGCGAACTGCCCGTCGAGGCACCGCGCAGCCCAGTAGTCCACCCGCTTGAGCTTGCGGTGACCCGGAACGGGGTAGACGACCTTCCCGAGACTACTGCCGAGCGCGGAGCGGAATCCGGTCTCCTCCTCGATCTCCCGCACCGCGGCAACCACGGCCGTCTCACCCGCGTCGAGCTTGCCCTTCGGAAAGGACCAGTCGTTGTAGCGCGGGCGATGCACGAGCGCGACCTGCGCATCGTCCGGAGCGTTCTCGTCGACAGGACGCCACAGGACCGCGCCCGCCGCGAAGATGTTGGCCTTCACGGGCTTGTCGCGTGATTCGGTCAACGTTCCCTCCACCTCAGGACGCACGACTACGCATGAGTTCGACCTGGTGGTCGCGGGCAGCGGTTCCCGGCTCGGGGGACGCCGTCCAGGTGCCGTCGCCCTCGAGAATCCAGCAGCGGGTGACCGGGTCGAGCGCGGAATCGAAGATGCCGTCCAGCTGCGCTGCGAGCCGGGTGTTCTTCACCTGCACCATCACCTCGACGCGACGGTCGAGGTTCCGGTGCATCATGTCGGCGCTACCGATCCAGTACTCGTCGCTGCCCCGGAAATGGAACAACCGCGAATGTTCGAGGAACCGCCCCAGAATCGAGCGCACCGTGATGTTCTCGCTCAGGCCGGGCACGCCCGGCTTGAGGGCACAGATCCCGCGCACGACCACCTCGGTCCGCACCCCCGCCCGCGACGCGCGGTAGAGCGCGTCGATCACCTGCTCGTCGACGAGGGCGTTGGCCTTGAGCCGGATCCCGCTGGGGCGACCGGCCGCGTGGTGCTCGATCTCACGCTCGACGCGTTCGATGATGCCCTTGCGGACTCCGTGCGGTGCGACGAGCAGATTGCGGTACTGCGCCTTCCGGGAGTATCCGGTGAGGGTGTTGAACAGGTCGGTGAGGTCGGCGCCGATCTCGGGTGACGACGTGAGCAGGCCGACGTCCTCGTAGAGACGAGCGGTCTTCGGGTTGTAGTTGCCGGTGCCGATGTGGCAGTAGCGGCGGATCGTCGAACCCTCGCGCCGCACGACCAGACAGGTCTTGCAGTGTGTCTTCAGACCTACGAGTCCGTATACGACGTGGACACCGGCCTGTTCGAGCTTGCGCGCCCACTTGATGTTGGCCTGCTCGTCGAAGCGTGCCTTGATCTCCACGAGCGCGACGACCTGCTTGCCCGCTTCGGCAGCGGCGATCAGGGCGTTGACGATGGGGGAGTCGCCCGACGTCCGGTACAGCGTCTGCTTGATCGCGAGGACCTGGCTGTCGGCGGCGGCCTGCTCGATGAACCGTTGCACGCTCGTGGAGAACGAGTCGTACGGGTGGTGGACGAGGATGTCGCCCTCGCGCAGGGTGGAGAACACGCTCTTCGGTGTCTCTCGCTCGCCGAAGGCGGGATGGGTCGCCGGCACGAAGGGGGCGTCCTTCAGATCCGGTCGGTCGACGGCGTGCACCTGCCACAGCGACGACAGATCGAGCAGCCCGGGCAACTGGACGACGTCCACCCGATCGACGTCGAGTTCGCGCAACAGGAGGTCGAGCATGTGCTCGGTCATGTCGTCCGACACCTCGAGCCGCACGGGAGATCCGAAGCGCCGCCGGGCGAGTTCGCGTTCGAGGGCTTGAAGGAGATCCTCGTCGCGGTCCTCCTCGACCTCGAAGTCGGCGTTGCGGGTGACGCGGAATGCGTGGTGCTCGACGATCTCCATGCCCGGGAACAACACGTCGAGATGGGCGGCGATCAGCTCCTCGAGCGGGAGGAAGGCCGGCAGTCCGTGCGACGAACCCGCGCGATCGACCCGGACGAACCGATCGACGTTGTCGGGCACCTTCACGCGCGCGAAGTGTTCACCGGACGACTGCGAATCCTTGACCGTGACAGCGAGGTTCAGGGACAGGCCGCTGATGTACGGGAAGGGGTGTGCGGGATCGACCGCGAGCGGCGTCAGGACCGGGAAGACCTGGTCGGCGAAATACTGTGTCAGTCGTCGGCGTTCGTCCTCCGTCAGATCCGCCCATCGGATGATCGAGATGCCTTCGGCCGCCAGGGCGGGCATGACCGAGTCGAGGAAGACCTGCGCCTGGCGACCGGCGAGTTCGCGCGTGCTCGACGCGATGAGCGCGAGCTGGGCGCGCGGGGTCAGTCCGTCCGCGGACCGGACCGACAACCCCGTCTCGGCGCGACGTTTCAGCCCGGCGACCCGCACCATGTAGAACTCGTCGAGATTCGACGCGAAGATCGCGAGGAACTTGGCGCGTTCGAGCAACGGCTGCGAGGTGTCCTCCGCGAGCGCGAGAACGCGGGCGTTGAAATCGAGCCAGCTCTGTTCGCGGTTGAGATAGCGGTCGACGGGAAGCGTGTTGTCGTGATCGGTCCTCGACTGCAGTCCCGTCGCGGCCGGAGGGGCGCTGGTGGCGGTCGCTACGCGACCGGCGGGTCGTGCGGCACCGGATGGTGCCGCGTGCTCGGAACTCGTGGGATCGGGGGAATCGCCGTTGGTCACGAGTTCATTGTTGCAGAGCGACGGCTCCCTGCAGCGCTGTCGCACGGGTGGCACAGGGGGAACTCGACCGTGTCGAGCACGGCCGCGGTGGCCGGTCCGACGCCGAGTTGCAGTGCGGCGGCAAGATCGTCCGGTGTGTCCACATCGAGTCGCAGTCCGGGGAGGGCGTCCGGTACCGGGTACGCACCGGCATCGATGTGGCGACCGGCCGATCCCGGACCGAACGACAGTGGCGGCAGGGTGCCGCTCACGCAGTGCAGCAACGCCGTCGTACCGCTCGCCGTGTGGTCGACGACCACGGCCGTTCCGGTCCGCCGCGCAGTCTCGCGTGCGAGCACGAAATCCTCGGGCCGCAGGGACGGAAGGTCGGCCTGCAACGCCACGAGTTCGGCGCCGGGTGCGTGCTCCCGCGCCCGGCGGGCCGCTGCGAGCAGTGCGGAGTTCAGCGGGTCGGGGGAGTCGGGACGCACCGGGTCGGGGAGGACGTCCGCGCCGCAGTCCAGCGCCGCGGCCGCGACCCGCTCGTCGGCGGTGACGACGGTGACCGTCACGTCTCCGGCGGACAGCGCCGCCGTCACGGTGTCCTGCAGCATCGCAAGCACCAGTGATTCCCGTGCTGCCGGGTCGAGGACGTGCGAGAGCCGCGACTTCGCCAGGCCGAGGGCCTTGACGGGAACGAGCACGTGCGTCGCGGGCATTGCCCGATTGTGCCATCAGTATCGAATCGCACGGTCGCGCCAGGTGACGAACCGCACGAGCGCCCGGTGCGACCGGGTCGTGTGCGGTCCGTCCTCCGACCCGGCGCGGTGTCGGTGGAGCCTGCGCGATACTGGGTGCGACCGTGGGTGGTGACCGCCCGGACCGAACCGGTCGCGACCGCCCGCTCCGGGCCGATCGCGAGCGTGAGTGCCGGGCATCGGATGAGAGTGAGGATGGCGTGACCACAGCAGCAGTTCTGGGCGCGGGTTCGTGGGGGACGGCGTACGCCAAGGTGCTGGCCGACGCCGGAACGGACGTGACGATCTGGGCGCGGCGCGAGGAGGTGGCGCGTGGCATCGCCGAGCGGCACGAGAACTCCGACTATCTACCCGGTGTGGAACTGCCGCACTCGCTGAAGGCGACGGCCGATCATCGGGTGGCCCTCGAGGGCGCCGATTTCGTGGTCCTCGCCGTCCCGAGTCAGACCCTGCGTACCAATCTCGAGGAGTGGAAGGCAGATATCGGACCGGACGCGACACTTCTCAGTCTCGCCAAGGGAATCGAGAGCGGCACCCTGATGCGCATGAGTCAGGTGATCGGTCAGGTCACCGGCGCCGAGCAGAATCGCATCGCCGTGCTGTCCGGCCCCAACCTCGCCCGTGAGATCGCCGAGGGGCAACCGGCCGCGACCGTCATCGCGTGCCCCGATTCCACCCGCGCCATGGAGATCCAGAAATCCTGCGCCACAAAATATTTCCGTCCGTACACGAACTCCGACGTCATCGGCTGCGAGGTCGGCGGCGCCTGCAAGAACGTCATTGCCCTCGCGTGCGGCATGGCCGCCGGAGTCGGGCTCGGTGAGAACACCGTCGCGAGCATCATCACCCGCGGTCTCGCCGAGATCACCCGGCTCGGAACCGCCCTCGGGGCCAAGCCGGCCACACTCGCCGGTCTCGCCGGTGTCGGCGATCTCGTCGCCACATGTACGTCCCCGTTGTCCCGCAACCGTTCGTTCGGCGAACGACTCGGCCGCGGTGAGTCCCTCGAGAGCGCGCAGGAGGCCACCCACGGTCAGGTGGCCGAAGGGGTCAAGTCGTGCACCTCGGTCCGCGCCCTCGCAGCGAGTTACGACGTCGAGATGCCGCTCACCGACGCCGTGCACCGCGTGTGCCACGAAGGCATGTCGGTGCAGGACGCGATCGGGCAGCTGCTCGGACGCCGGATCAAGCCGGAATGAGTGGCATGACGGGCGATTCGACTCGCTGTGTGAAGGCAGTTGCACACGAGGGTGTTCCGGGCTCCCCGCTGCAGGCGGGACCGGTCTTCGCGGCGCCGTATCTCCTCGGGGAGGACGAGCGCGACGACGTCGACACCTATGCGCGGGCCTCGAATCCCGGCTGGCGCGCACTCGAATCGGCGCTCGCCGACCTCGAGCACGCCTCGGCCGCCCGCGTCGTCGGCTCGGGAATGTCGGCGATCACGGTCGCCCTGCGATCCCTCGTGGCCCCGGGCGGCACGGTCGTCGTCCCCTCCGACGGTTACTACCAGGTGCGCACGTACGCGCAGGAATTCCTGGCGCCGCACGGAGTGAAGGTCGTCGAGATGTCGGTCGCGGAGTTCGGTGACGGCACCCTGACCGACGTTCTGGTGACCGCTCCCGACAATTCCGTCGTACTGGTCGAGACCCCGTCTAATCCAGGCCTCGACACCGTCGACCTGCGCGCGATCGCGACCGCGTGCCACGTCTCCGACGCGCTCCTGCTCGTCGACAACACCACCGCCACACCCCTGGGCCAGCTGCCCCTCGATCTCGGCGCCGACGTCGTGGTGGCCAGCGGGACGAAATCGCTCAGCGGACACAGTGACCTGCTGTTCGGATACATCGCCGTCGCGGATCCCGAACTGCTGCCCGCGATCGACCGGGAACGACTGTTGTCGGGAACCGTGCTGGGACCCTTCGAGACCTGGCTCGCGCACCGCAGCCTCGGCACCGCCGGACTGCGCTTCGAACGGCAGTGCGCCAACGCGCTCGCCGTCGCCGGGATGCTGCTCGAGCACGCCGCTGTCACGGACGTCCGCTATCCCGGACTCGCCGGCGACCCCGCCCACGCCGTGGCGGCCGGCCAGATGAGCCGCTTCGGCCCCCTCGTCACCTTCCGGCTACCCGGCCGCGACGAGGTGCACCGCTTCGTCCGCGCGGCCACGCTCGTCGCACCCGCCACCAGCTTCGGCGGTATCCACACGACAGCGGATCGTCGCGCACGATGGGGCGATGCGGTGCCGGAGGGATTCGTCCGGTTGTCGTGCGGAATCGAGGACACCGCGGATCTGCTCGCCGATCTCGACGCGGCGCTGAAGGAGACGACCCTCCACCGAGGGAGACCGGAGCCCGCGGAGACATAGCAGGGTGTCCGGCCCCACCCGCGTAGGACTCGCTCGACACGCGGAGATCGCCACCCGGTACGGTTCGACACGTGAGTATGCCCCGAACCCGGGTGGCCGTCGTCTTCGGTGGTCGCAGCAACGAACATTCCGTCTCCTGCATCTCGGCAGGGAGCATCCTGCGCAACCTGGATCCGCAGAAGTACGAGGTCGTGCCCATCGGCATCACTCCCGAGGGCGCATGGGTCCTCGGCGACGCGGACCCCGCCGGCCTCGCCGCGGCCGGTCGCGAACTGCCCGTCGTCGCCGGCGACGGCTCCGATCTCGTCCTCACCGCGGATCCGACCCGCGGTGGCGACATCGTCGCCCTCGACGAGGGCTCCTACGGCCGGGTGCTCGCCTCGGTCGACGTGGTGTTCCCCGTCCTGCACGGCGCCTACGGCGAGGACGGCACCATCCAGGGTCTGCTCGAACTCGCGGACATCCCGTACGTCGGTCCCGGGGTTCTTGCCAGCGCCGCCGGGATGGACAAGGAGTTCACCAAGAAACTGCTCGCGGCCGAAGGCCTGCCCGTCGGCTTCCAGATCGTCCTGCGTCCCGGCACCGCGACCCTCACCGAGGAGCAGAAGACCCGCCTCGGCCTGCCCGTCTTCGTCAAGCCCGCCCGCGGCGGATCGTCCATCGGCATCAGTCGCGTGGCCGACTGGGCCGCCTTCGACGACGCCGTCGCGAAGGCCCGGCAGCACGACCCCAAGGTCATCGTCGAGTCCGCGATCATCGGCCGCGAGGTGGAGTGCGGCGTGCTCGAGTTCCCGGACGGCGACGTCCGCGCGAGTGTCGTCGCCGAGATCCGCATGCCCGACACCTCCGACGACCACGAGGCGTTCTACGACTTCGACACGAAGTACCTCGACGACGTCTGCGAGTTCGACGTCCCGGCCAAGCTCGACGAAGAGACCTCCGACCGGATCCGCGAACTCGCGGTCCGGGCGTTCCGCGCCCTCGACTGCCACGGCCTGTCCCGCGTCGACTTCTTCGTCACCGAGGACGGACCGGTGATCAACGAGATCAACACGATGCCCGGATTCACCTCCATCTCGATGTACCCGCGGATGTGGGAGGCCACCGGCGTGGAGTACGCCGAGCTGCTGTCGATCCTGGTGGAGACGGCGCTGGCGCGGGGCACCGGCCTGCGCTGACGGCACACGGCCTGTCGGCTTCCGCGAGGATCCGACTAGGCTGGATACATGACTGCCGTGACCCCCGACTCAGCTGCGACCGACGCCGGCACGGACACCCGTGAGGCCGTCCACGAGGCCGCGCGTCGCGCCCGCGTGGCCTCCCGTCGTCTCGCGTTGCTCACCACCATCGAGAAGGACGCGGCTCTGCACGCCGCGGCCGACGCTCTGCTCGCCGCCGCCGACACCGTCCTCGCCGCGAACGCGGAGGACATCGAGGCCGCCCGCGCCGGTGGCACCGAAGAGGCCATCCTCGACCGGCTGCGCCTGACCTCCGCCCGGATCGACGGGATCGCCGCCGGCCTGCGCCAGGTGGCCGGACTGCCCGACCCGATCGGCGGCGTCGTCCGCGGCTCGACGCTGCCGAACGGTCTCGAGCTGCGCCAGGTGCGCGTCCCGCTCGGCGTGGTCGGCATGGTCTACGAAGCACGGCCCAACGTCACGGTCGACGCATTCGGTCTCGCCCTGAAGTCCGGCAACGCCGCGCTGCTGCGCGGCTCGTCGTCCGCGGCCCGCTCCAACGCCGCGCTCGTCGAGGTGCTGCGCGCCTCGCTCGAGAGCCGGGGCATCCCCGCCGATGCCGTGCAGCTGCTGCCGAGCGCCGACCGCTCGTCGGTCACGCATCTGATCCAGGCCCGAGGCCTGGTCGACGTCGTGATCCCGCGCGGTGGCGCCGGTCTGATCGCCGCGGTGGTGCGCGACGCGACCGTCCCCACGATCGAGACGGGCACCGGCAACTGCCACGTCTACGTCCACTCCGCGGCCGATCTGGAGATGGCGGAGAAGATCGTGATCAACGCGAAGACCCGCCGGCCCAGCGTGTGCAACACCGCCGAGACGATCCTCGTCGACAAGGCGATCGCCGACACCGCCGTCCCGAAGCTCCTGCAGGCATTCCAGCAACACAGCGTGACGGTCCACGGCGACCTGCCCGGCCTCGTGCCCGCGACCGACCAGGACTGGTCCGACGAGTACCTCTCGCTCGACGTCGCCCTCGCGGTGGTCGACGACCTCGACGCGGCCGTCGACCACATCGACCGTTACGGCACCGGCCACACCGAGGCGATCGTCACCTCGGACCTCGCCGCTGCTCGGGAGTTCACGACGCGCGTGGACGCCGCAGCCGTTATGGTCAACGCTTCGACGGCGTTCACGGACGGCGAGCAGTTCGGATTCGGCGCGGAGATCGGCATCTCCACCCAGAAGCTGCACGCTCGCGGCCCGATGGGTCTGCCCGAACTGACGTCGACGAAGTGGGTGGTGTGGGGCGACGGCCACACCCGTCCCGCCTGATCGAGACCGGCCCGACGAAAGGAACCAGTGTGGATCGTGCGCTGCCCACCACCCCGCCGATCTTCGCGGACGTCCAGGACGTCGTCGATCGTCTGGCCGGTACCGGTTATCTCGCCGACAAGTCCACCGCGACCGCGGTGTTCCTCGCCGATCGCCTCGGCAAGCCGTTGCTGATCGAGGGACCCGCGGGCGTGGGCAAGACCGAACTTGCCCGCGCCGTCGCCGAGACCTCCGAGGCCGAACTCGTGCGCCTGCAGTGCTACGAGGGCGTCGACGAGTCCCGCGCGCTGTACGAGTGGAACCACGCCAAGCAGATCCTGCGCATCCAGTCGGCAGGGGCGACCGCCGCGGCGGGCGAGTCGTGGGACCGCACCAAGGAAGACGTCTTCTCCGAGGAGTTCCTGCTGTCGCGGCCGCTGCTCACCGCGATCCGCCGCGAGGATCCGACCGTGCTGCTCGTCGACGAGGTCGACAAGGCCGACGTGGAGATCGAAGGCCTGCTGCTCGAGGTGCTCAGTGACTTCGCGGTCACGGTGCCCGAACTCGGCACCATCCGGGCCACCCGCAAGCCGTTCGCGGTGCTCACCTCGAACGCCACCCGCGAGTTGTCCGAAGCGCTCAAGCGCCGGTGCCTGTTCCTGCACCTGGACTTCCCCGACGCCGACCTCGAACGACGCATCCTCGCCAGCCGGGTCCCCGATCTGCCCGACGCGCTCGCTGACCAACTCGTACGCACGGTCCGCGTGCTCCGCGGCATGCAACTCAAGAAGGTGCCGTCTGTGGCCGAGACGATCGACTGGGGTCGCACCCTGCTCGCACTAGGACTCGACACCCTCGACGACACCGCGCTGCGCAGCACGCTCGGCGTGATCCTCAAGCACCAGTCCGACCAGATCCGCGCTGCCGCCGAGCTCCGGTTGAACTGACATGGCCGCCGCGCACCTTCCCGGATCCGAGGCGCCCCCGGCACCCCACGGACTGCCCGGGCACCTGGTCGGATTCGTCGAGGCGCTGCGCCGTCGCGGCATCGCGGTCGGGCCGTCCGAGACGGTCGACGCCGGACGGGTCATGACGGTGCTCGATCTCCTCGATCGGGAGGCCCTCCGCGAAGGCCTCGCGTGCACCCTGCTCCGCCGGTCCACACACCGGCCGACCTTCGACGCCCTGTTCGACCTGTGGTTCCCGCCCGCGATCGGACGCCGCGAGGCCACCGACCCTCAGGCGAGCATCCCACGCACCCCCACGGGGGAGGTCGACTTCGAGGCCCTACGCGATCTCATCGCCGAGCTGCTGTCCGACGAGTCGCCGGAGGCACTCGAGGCCTCCGAGATGCTCGTCTCCGCCATCGTCGAGGAACTCGGCCAGTATGCGTCGTCGAACGGCCCGTCCTTCTCGGCCTATCAGGCGCTTCGCGACGTCTCCCCGGACACCCTGCTCACGAAGATCCTCGAGGGACTGCTCGGCAACAGCACCCGCGAGGAACGCGACGACGCCGCCTACGAGAGCGAGGTCGCGCGGCGCACCGCCGCCCAGCGCATCGCCGATTTCCGGGCCATGGTCGAACGGGAGACCCGGCGACGCACCGCCGAGCAGCTCGGCCGCGAACGCGTCGAGAAGTACGGGGTGCCCAAGCTTGCCGAGGAGGTCGACTTCCTGCGCGCGTCCGACGCGGAACTCGTCGCCCTGCGCCGCAGCGTCATGCCGCTCGCGCGTCTGCTCGCGAGCCGTCTCGCGGCGCGCCGCCGGCGCGCTCGTGCCGGCGCCATCGACCTGCGGCGCACACTGCGCAAGTCCATGTCGACCGGTGGCGTGCCCATCGACCTGGTCAACCGCAAGCCCCGTCCGGCGCGTCCCGAGCTCGTCGTGCTCTGCGACGTCTCCGGCTCCGTCGCCGGCTTCTCGCACTTCACGTTGCTGCTCGTGCACGCCCTACGCGAACAGTTCTCCCGCGTGCGCGTGTTCGCGTTCATCGACACCGCCGACGAGGTCACCCATCATTTCGCCGCAGGGTCCGATCTGGGCGAGTCCATGTCGCGGATGCTGAAGGAAGCGGAGCTGATCACCTACGACGGTCACTCCGACTACGGACACGCCCTCGGCGGCTTCGCCGAGAACCACGCCCACGCCCTCACCAGCCGCAGCTCGCTGCTGATCCTCGGCGACGGCCGCACGAACTACCGCAATCCGAACCTCGAAGTCCTCGAACATCTCGTGTCCGTCGCACGGCACGCGCACTGGCTCAATCCCGAGCCGAAGGGACAATGGGGTTCGGGGGATTCGGCCGCCAGGGTCTACAGCGAGGTCGTCACGATGCACGAGTGCCGGTCGGCGCAGCAGCTCGCAACGGTGGTGGCGAGTCTGCTCCCCGTGTGAACCCGTAAGCTGGACAACCGTGCATCAGCCAACGGATCGGCCCTCGGCCCCCAGGCGCCGCCTGGGCGTCATGGGTGGAACGTTCGACCCGATCCACCACGGACACCTCGTGGCGGCCAGCGAGGTCGCCGCGAGCTTCGACCTGGACGAAGTGATCTTCGTGCCCACCGGGCAACCTTGGCAGAAGACCGGACGCGACGTCAGCCTCGCCGAGGACCGTTACCTGATGACGGTGATCGCGACCGCATCCAACCCGCGGTTCTCCGTCAGCCGCGTCGACATCGATCGACGCAAACCCACCTACACCGTCGACACCCTGCGCGATCTCAGCGAGCAGTATCCCGACGCGGATCTGTACTTCATCACCGGCGCGGACGCACTGGGATCGATCCTGTCCTGGCAGGACTGGCAGACCCTGTTCGACCTCGCCCGCTTCGTCGGGGTGTCCCGGCCCGGATACGACCTTCACGCCGAACACCTGGCACCGCATCTGGACGAACTCCCGGCCGAGGCGGTGAGCCTGGTGGAGATCCCGGCACTGGCGATCTCCTCCACGGACTGCCGCAGGAGGGCCCGCGAGAACCGTCCCGTCTGGTATCTGGTCCCCGACGGAGTGGTGCAGTACATCAGCAAACGCCGGCTCTACCGCACGAATACGCACCCCGACGGAGATCCCGTCCCGGTGTTCGACGGAAACACCCCCGGCACCATCGAGAGAAAGAGCACGCAGTGAGCGCAACGGCAGA
This window of the Rhodococcus pyridinivorans genome carries:
- a CDS encoding cystathionine gamma-lyase is translated as MTGDSTRCVKAVAHEGVPGSPLQAGPVFAAPYLLGEDERDDVDTYARASNPGWRALESALADLEHASAARVVGSGMSAITVALRSLVAPGGTVVVPSDGYYQVRTYAQEFLAPHGVKVVEMSVAEFGDGTLTDVLVTAPDNSVVLVETPSNPGLDTVDLRAIATACHVSDALLLVDNTTATPLGQLPLDLGADVVVASGTKSLSGHSDLLFGYIAVADPELLPAIDRERLLSGTVLGPFETWLAHRSLGTAGLRFERQCANALAVAGMLLEHAAVTDVRYPGLAGDPAHAVAAGQMSRFGPLVTFRLPGRDEVHRFVRAATLVAPATSFGGIHTTADRRARWGDAVPEGFVRLSCGIEDTADLLADLDAALKETTLHRGRPEPAET
- a CDS encoding D-alanine--D-alanine ligase family protein; this encodes MSMPRTRVAVVFGGRSNEHSVSCISAGSILRNLDPQKYEVVPIGITPEGAWVLGDADPAGLAAAGRELPVVAGDGSDLVLTADPTRGGDIVALDEGSYGRVLASVDVVFPVLHGAYGEDGTIQGLLELADIPYVGPGVLASAAGMDKEFTKKLLAAEGLPVGFQIVLRPGTATLTEEQKTRLGLPVFVKPARGGSSIGISRVADWAAFDDAVAKARQHDPKVIVESAIIGREVECGVLEFPDGDVRASVVAEIRMPDTSDDHEAFYDFDTKYLDDVCEFDVPAKLDEETSDRIRELAVRAFRALDCHGLSRVDFFVTEDGPVINEINTMPGFTSISMYPRMWEATGVEYAELLSILVETALARGTGLR
- a CDS encoding glutamate-5-semialdehyde dehydrogenase, with the translated sequence MTAVTPDSAATDAGTDTREAVHEAARRARVASRRLALLTTIEKDAALHAAADALLAAADTVLAANAEDIEAARAGGTEEAILDRLRLTSARIDGIAAGLRQVAGLPDPIGGVVRGSTLPNGLELRQVRVPLGVVGMVYEARPNVTVDAFGLALKSGNAALLRGSSSAARSNAALVEVLRASLESRGIPADAVQLLPSADRSSVTHLIQARGLVDVVIPRGGAGLIAAVVRDATVPTIETGTGNCHVYVHSAADLEMAEKIVINAKTRRPSVCNTAETILVDKAIADTAVPKLLQAFQQHSVTVHGDLPGLVPATDQDWSDEYLSLDVALAVVDDLDAAVDHIDRYGTGHTEAIVTSDLAAAREFTTRVDAAAVMVNASTAFTDGEQFGFGAEIGISTQKLHARGPMGLPELTSTKWVVWGDGHTRPA
- a CDS encoding AAA family ATPase, which translates into the protein MDRALPTTPPIFADVQDVVDRLAGTGYLADKSTATAVFLADRLGKPLLIEGPAGVGKTELARAVAETSEAELVRLQCYEGVDESRALYEWNHAKQILRIQSAGATAAAGESWDRTKEDVFSEEFLLSRPLLTAIRREDPTVLLVDEVDKADVEIEGLLLEVLSDFAVTVPELGTIRATRKPFAVLTSNATRELSEALKRRCLFLHLDFPDADLERRILASRVPDLPDALADQLVRTVRVLRGMQLKKVPSVAETIDWGRTLLALGLDTLDDTALRSTLGVILKHQSDQIRAAAELRLN
- a CDS encoding vWA domain-containing protein, with amino-acid sequence MAAAHLPGSEAPPAPHGLPGHLVGFVEALRRRGIAVGPSETVDAGRVMTVLDLLDREALREGLACTLLRRSTHRPTFDALFDLWFPPAIGRREATDPQASIPRTPTGEVDFEALRDLIAELLSDESPEALEASEMLVSAIVEELGQYASSNGPSFSAYQALRDVSPDTLLTKILEGLLGNSTREERDDAAYESEVARRTAAQRIADFRAMVERETRRRTAEQLGRERVEKYGVPKLAEEVDFLRASDAELVALRRSVMPLARLLASRLAARRRRARAGAIDLRRTLRKSMSTGGVPIDLVNRKPRPARPELVVLCDVSGSVAGFSHFTLLLVHALREQFSRVRVFAFIDTADEVTHHFAAGSDLGESMSRMLKEAELITYDGHSDYGHALGGFAENHAHALTSRSSLLILGDGRTNYRNPNLEVLEHLVSVARHAHWLNPEPKGQWGSGDSAARVYSEVVTMHECRSAQQLATVVASLLPV
- the nadD gene encoding nicotinate-nucleotide adenylyltransferase; protein product: MGGTFDPIHHGHLVAASEVAASFDLDEVIFVPTGQPWQKTGRDVSLAEDRYLMTVIATASNPRFSVSRVDIDRRKPTYTVDTLRDLSEQYPDADLYFITGADALGSILSWQDWQTLFDLARFVGVSRPGYDLHAEHLAPHLDELPAEAVSLVEIPALAISSTDCRRRARENRPVWYLVPDGVVQYISKRRLYRTNTHPDGDPVPVFDGNTPGTIERKSTQ